A stretch of Pogona vitticeps strain Pit_001003342236 chromosome 5, PviZW2.1, whole genome shotgun sequence DNA encodes these proteins:
- the REP15 gene encoding rab15 effector protein, with translation MGQKVSQETNQESKADILVICDVFSQGVVHASQKLKEYLGFEDPQSKFYPATDTLNEIFLVNFISFCVEKGVEERITTSKMTKQQSLLFGVDWIWTLSGADKQIRLQIAVQSLQMGDLPSGGQPFEAMGSNREAMLADELFRNKSRFEKLEEFSTLVGHDCLGLFIIFGVPGKPKDIRGVLLESIQKEKRKNLSSGENTLQQFVLTTDSFLSTKEMLENCLTKKNGLREVGKVYINFL, from the coding sequence ATGGGCCAAAAAGTATCGCAGGAAACGAACCAAGAGAGTAAGGCTGACATCCTGGTTATCTGTGATGTTTTCAGCCAAGGAGTGGTTCATGCATCACAGAAGCTGAAAGAGTATCTTGGATTTGAGGATCCACAAAGTAAATTCTATCCAGCCACTGATACTTTAAATGAGATTTTTCTGGTCAACTTCATTAGCTTCTGTGTTGAGAAAGGTGTAGAAGAGCGTATCACAACCAGCAAGATGACCAAGCAGCAGTCCTTGCTTTTTGGAGTCGACTGGATCTGGACTCTCTCTGGAGCTGACAAGCAGATTCGACTTCAGATTGCTGTGCAGTCTCTACAGATGGGTGATCTCCCCAGTGGAGGCCAGCCTTTTGAAGCCATGGGCAGTAACAGGGAGGCAATGTTAGCAGATGAGCTTTTCCGGAACAAGAGCCGGTTTGAAAAGCTGGAAGAATTTTCTACCCTGGTGGGACATGACTGCCTTGGTTTGTTCATAATCTTTGGAGTTCCAGGAAAGCCCAAAGACATCAGAGGAGTTCTTCTAGAGAGCATCCAAAAGGAAAAACGGAAAAACCTTTCGTCTGGTGAGAATACACTTCAACAATTTGTTTTGACCACTGATAGTTTTCTTTCTACTAAAGAGATGCTGGAAAACTGCCTCACTAAGAAAAATGGATTGAGGGAGGTGGGAAAGGTTTACATTAATTTTCTTTAA
- the LOC110088015 gene encoding NADH-cytochrome b5 reductase 3 encodes MGAYLSTLGRVALSPVYFVFSLIMRLFSKPQPAITLENPDVKYALRLIDKEIISHDTRRFRFALPTPEHILGLPIGQHIYLSTRIDGNLVIRPYTPVSSDDDKGYVDLVVKIYFKGVHPKFPEGGKMSQYLESLKTGDTIDFRGPNGLLVYKGKGVFAIRPDKKSEPVLKHVKYVGMIAGGTGITPMLQLIRAITKDKDDPTVCHLLFANQTEDDILLRPELEEVQAQHSARFKLWYTLDRAPEGWNYSQGFVNQDMIKDHMPPPQDDVLILMCGPPPMIQYACIPNLDKLGYAKEMRFAY; translated from the exons TTGGGAAGAGTTGCGTTATCCCCTGTATATTTTGTGTTCAGCTTGATCATGAGGCTCTTCTCCAAGCCTCAGCCTGCCATTACTCTGGAGAATCCAGATGTGAAATATGCATTAAGGCTGATCGACAAAGAG ATCATCAGTCATGATACCAGAAGATTTCGGTTTGCTCTGCCAACGCCAGAACACATTCTAGGCCTTCCCATTG GGCAGCACATTTACCTCTCCACAAGAATTGATGGAAATCTAGTAATCAGACCCTACACACCAGTCAGCAGTGATGATGACAAAGGTTACGTGGATCTTGTTGTAAAG ATATATTTCAAAGGTGTTCACCCCAAATTCCCTGAGGGAGGGAAAATGTCACagtaccttgaaagccttaaGACGGGAGACACCATTGATTTCCGTGGACCCAATGGACTGCTTGTCTACAAGGGGAAAG GCGTATTTGCCATTCGTCCTGATAAGAAATCAGAACCAGTTCTCAAGCACGTGAAATATGTTGGGATGATAGCAGGTGGAACAG GAATTACCCCTATGCTGCAACTGATCCGAGCTATAACGAAGGACAAAGATGATCCCACTGTCTGTCACTTGCTCTTTGCTAACCAG ACAGAGGATGATATCCTGCTGCGCCCAGAACTGGAGGAAGTCCAGGCTCAGCATTCAGCCCGCTTTAAATTGTGGTACACCTTGGATAGAGCGCCTGAAG GTTGGAATTACAGCCAAGGATTTGTGAATCAAGATATGATTAAAGACCACATGCCCCCACCACAGGATGATGTTCTTATTCTGATGTGTGGTCCTCCTCCCATGATTCAGTATGCTTGCATTCCAAACCTTGATAAACTGGGCTATGCCAAGGAGATGAGGTTTGCCTACTAA